A portion of the Oncorhynchus nerka isolate Pitt River linkage group LG27, Oner_Uvic_2.0, whole genome shotgun sequence genome contains these proteins:
- the LOC135565092 gene encoding trichohyalin-like yields MDSSSSSGRSPSPTGTVFLPPPIIWNSLYKQAEMEVHFPREEKKTYTEKEAHMLELMGKDRTIRNQKKEMDRLQVCLWEEEKKKRNGGTEDKIIEQLQSETDHLRALLKDERRRRRVERGIMKEWKAEILRLREAESQREAESQREAESQRERKRFKMKQEIERLRLWQKVMEEQRPRLAWNNKPIETGREREREREREMESERKAELERQEMKKKVEQAEETIKALEREIERLKEIEKEIILERERDMRIAENEKVKLVNKKVKELEREVERLKEDMTTKEIQYKIKFERAKEAFRRQNERVKQVNQNVLVLDREVVRMKEEIRLKDETEPERTFDRDRERENDWRRSEEEMKNRVEREMEMETALINDKKTSELEEVFKKIKEQQIELENMETDKYKWKQNQMDMEEKMEGEHNKQKEVERKRMEKIPKQRQEEDEKKKEMEREEEEERRKQKHIEMEEEEREREKERQRQIRRQRMEKRQKIMEREEERQREIEREHKEERCKQKKIEMKEKEREEERQREIERDHEEERCKQKQIEMEVEEREREKERQREIKRKIMEKRQKHIGREEERQREIEREYEEERCKQKQIEMEEEEREEERQREIERENEEERCQQKQIEMEEEEREEERQREIERENEEERCQQKQIEMEEEEREEERQREIEEKERQREMGEKERRQKQEERKIMFERDQEEENIWKQKQIDMEKEGREGENKRQREIEEIHRRQQQEERQKQKEKEKEREKDNENQREMEIKYQQQKEMEKERMIMREREEAGRRKEGNKNILGEIEGQNDLEIEQEREMEEKQEVIKEAEEEYREREERGKEVSMKKHVVVNVKAKAREVFNRRKERRLEVLKGEREHIERGQQIRREKEERRLEMERKQERERQQEEQDRKQEIEIARQKEMFRLREEERQSEEEREEQRKRAIEGHLALIREREKILEVKKKEEMGGPDSQQLEAPEEAETSEPTSKTKKKPSIWKKIRMSIPDVLSA; encoded by the exons ATGGACAGCTCTTCTTCTTCTGGACGATCTCCGTCTCCTACTGGGACTGTCTTCTTACCCCCTCCTATCATATGGAACAGTCT CTACAAGCAGGCAGAGATGGAGGTTCACTTcccgagagaagagaagaagacctATACAGAGAAGGAAGCCCACATGCTTGAGTTGATGGGGAAGGATCGAACAATCCGAAATCAGAAGAAGGAGATGGACAGACTTCAAGTGTGCCTCTGGGAGGAGGAAAAGAAGAAGAGGAATGGTGGAACGGAGGACAAGATCATTGAACAATTACAGTCTGAGACAGACCATCTCAGAGCCCTTTTAAAAGatgaaaggaggagaagaagagtagAAAGGGGTATAATGAAAGAGTGGAAGGCTGAGATCCTGagactgagggaggcagagagccagagggaggcagagagccagagggaggcagagagccagagagagaggaagaga TTTAAAATGAAGCAAGAGATTGAGAGATTGAGGCTATGGCAGAAAGTCATGGAGGAGCAGCGACCAAGACTGGCCTGGAACAACAAACCTattgaaacaggaagagagagggaaagagagagagaaagggagatggaaaGTGAGAGAAAAGCAGAATTGGAAAGACAAGAAATGAAGAAGAAAGTGGAACAGGCAGAAGAAACGATAAAAGCGTTAGAACGAGAGATTGAGAGATTGAAAGAGATTGAGAAGGAAATCATattggaaagagaaagagacatgcGTATTGCAGAGAATGAGAAAGTCAAACTGGTTAACAAAAAGGtaaaagagttagagagagaggttgagagactgAAAGAAGATATGACAACAAAAGAGATTCAATACAAAATCAAATTTGAAAGAGCGAAAGAAGCGTTTagaagacagaatgagagagtgaAACAGGTTAACCAAAATGTACTAGTGTTAGACAGAGAGGTTGTGAGAATGAAAGAAGAGATTAGATTGAAAGACGAGACTGAACCAGAGAGAACatttgatagagacagagagagagaaaatgattgGAGACGAAGTGAAGAGGAGATGAAAaatagagtggagagagagatggagatggagacggCCCTCATCAATGACAAAAAGACGTCTGAATTGGAGGAAGTCTTCAAGAAAATCAAGGAACAGCAGATAGAATTAGAAAATATGGAAACAGACAAATATAAATGGAAACAGAACCAAATGGACatggaggagaagatggagggtGAGCACAACaaacagaaagaggtagaaagaaagagaatggagaaaaTACCAAAACAGAGACAAGAAGAAgatgagaagaagaaggagatggagagagaagaagaagaggagagacgcAAACAGAAGCAcatagagatggaagaggaagaaagagagagggagaaagagagacagagacagatcagaagacagagaatggagaagagacagaaaattatggaaagagaagaagagagacagagagagattgaaagagagcaCAAAGAAGAAAGATGTAAACAGAAGAAAATAGAgatgaaagagaaagaaagagaagaagagagacagagagagattgaaagagatcatgaagaagaaagatgtaaacagaagcaaatagagatggaagtggaagaacgagagagggagaaagagagacagagagagatcaaaagAAAGATAATGGAAAAGAGACAAAAACATAtcggaagagaagaagagagacagagagagattgaaagagagtatgaagaagaaagatgtaaacagaagcaaatagagatggaagaggaagaaagagaagaagagagacagagagagattgaaagagagaatgAAGAAGAAAGATGTCAACAGAAGCaaatagagatggaagaggaagaaagagaagaagagagacagagagagattgaaagagagaatgAAGAAGAAAGATGTCAACAGAAGCaaatagagatggaagaggaagaacgagaagaagagagacagagagagatcgaagagaaagagagacagagagagatgggagagaaagaaagacgacAAAaacaagaggagagaaagataatGTTTGAGAGagatcaagaagaagaaaatatatggaaacagaagcaaATTGAcatggagaaggagggaagagagggggagaacaagagacagagagagatagaagagatacacagacgacaacaacaagaggagagacagaaacaaaaggagaaggagaaagaaagggagaaagacaatgagaatcagagagagatggaaataaaATATCAGCaacagaaagagatggagaaagaaaggATGAttatgagagaaagggaggaagcaggaagaagaaaggagggaaataaaaatattttggggGAAATTGAGGGACAGAATGATCTGgagatagaacaggagagagagatggaagaaaagCAGGAAGTGATTAAGGAAGCAGAGGAAGAgtacagggaaagagaagagagaggaaaggaagtaAGCATGAAGAAACATGTAGTAGTTAATGTTAAAGCAAAAGCACGGGAAGTCTTCAATAGGCGTAAAGAGAGGAGGTTAGAAGTGTTGAAGGGGGAACGAGAACACATAGAAAGAGGACAACAaatcaggagggagaaggaggaaagaCGGCTGGAGATGGAAAGAAAACAGGAGAGGGAAAGACAACAAGAGGAGCAGGATAGAAAACAAGAGATTGAAATTGCTAGACAGAAAGAAATGTTCAGactaagagaggaggagaggcagagcgaggaagagagagaggagcagagaaagagagccaTTGAAGGCCATTTAGCtttaatcagagagagagagaagattttAGAGGTAAAGAAAAAAGAGGAGATGGGGGGGCCAGACAGCCAGCAGCTAGAAGCTCCAGAAGAGGCTGAAACATCAGAGCCAACCTCCAAGACAAAGAAAAAGCCAAGCATCTGGAAGAAAAT